The following proteins come from a genomic window of Flavobacteriaceae bacterium MAR_2010_188:
- a CDS encoding Phosphate-selective porin O and P, with protein MKSRIFVAFAGLLVCYNATSQTIETPTFGKGILNLKAKDSSWTMNFAARMQFLGTSEWQEEDGQLTEAQTNFLIRRARLKFGGYAFSPKLEYKLELGLSNRDIAGVSEFTSDSPNYIMDAVVKYNFYENFEIWFGQTKLPGNRERVISSGNLTLVDRSLLNSIYNIDRDVGLQLHHLIDVSDRFVIKEVFALSQGEGRNITTGNLGGHQYTARLEALPFGDFKGGGDYEGSDLDREPTPKLAIGATYDFNNNAVKNRSNQGSYMVTDNGFYETDITTIFLDAMFKYQGFSIMAEYAHRDADDPFAKNEDGSLTGAIVQVGKAYNFQASYLFKNDWEITGRYTDIALDKNITGRGTEDQYTLGLSKFLVGHNLKVQSDLSYLDTANGNNELMYRLQFDIHF; from the coding sequence ATGAAATCCAGAATATTTGTAGCATTTGCGGGCCTTCTAGTCTGCTATAATGCCACTTCACAAACCATTGAAACTCCCACATTTGGTAAAGGAATTTTAAATTTAAAAGCGAAAGACAGTAGCTGGACAATGAATTTCGCAGCACGTATGCAGTTCCTTGGCACCTCGGAATGGCAAGAAGAAGACGGCCAATTAACGGAGGCTCAGACCAATTTTTTAATAAGGCGCGCGCGTTTAAAATTTGGTGGATACGCGTTTTCACCAAAATTGGAATACAAACTAGAACTTGGGCTCTCTAATAGAGACATTGCTGGTGTATCAGAGTTTACAAGTGATTCCCCAAATTATATTATGGATGCCGTTGTGAAGTATAACTTCTATGAGAATTTCGAAATTTGGTTCGGACAGACCAAATTGCCTGGTAATAGGGAAAGGGTGATATCATCTGGTAATCTAACTCTTGTAGATCGATCCTTATTAAACAGTATATACAATATTGATCGGGACGTAGGATTACAACTACATCACCTAATTGATGTTTCAGATAGGTTTGTAATAAAGGAAGTTTTTGCCTTATCTCAAGGTGAAGGAAGAAATATTACTACCGGCAATCTAGGTGGTCATCAGTATACGGCCAGGTTAGAAGCGCTTCCCTTTGGCGATTTTAAAGGTGGAGGTGACTATGAAGGTTCGGACCTAGACAGGGAACCAACCCCAAAATTAGCAATAGGGGCAACATATGACTTTAATAACAATGCGGTAAAAAATAGAAGCAACCAAGGAAGTTATATGGTAACAGATAATGGCTTTTACGAGACGGATATTACGACCATATTTCTAGATGCTATGTTTAAATATCAAGGTTTCAGTATTATGGCAGAATATGCACATCGAGATGCAGATGACCCATTCGCAAAAAATGAAGACGGCAGTCTTACTGGAGCCATCGTTCAAGTTGGGAAAGCTTATAATTTCCAGGCGAGTTATTTATTTAAAAATGATTGGGAAATCACGGGGAGATATACAGATATAGCTTTGGATAAAAATATTACTGGGCGAGGTACTGAAGATCAATACACATTAGGATTATCCAAATTTTTAGTAGGGCATAATTTAAAGGTCCAATCAGATCTTTCTTATCTTGATACAGCCAATGGGAACAATGAACTGATGTACAGATTACAATTTGACATTCATTTCTAA
- a CDS encoding phosphate ABC transporter substrate-binding protein, PhoT family: MKKQLLIMLVAVLAMSCGDNKKSTETSESEALSGTIQVDGSSTVFPITEAVAEEYRTEQPEVKVTIGVSGTGGGFNKFSRGETHISNASRPIKDIEIEACKANNISYIELEVAYDGLAVLVNPENTWVDSFTVEELKKIWEPAAQGKIMKWNQIRPEWPNEEIHLFGPGVASGTYDYFTEAIVGKSGSSRGDFTASEDDHVLVQGIAGDKYGLGFFGLAYYTENSDKLTLIGVNNGTDVVKPSLETVSNGTYTPLSRPLFIYVNSTSVKSPEVVDFVNFYLNNGAELSEDVGYIALPSDIYEKQKENFKTFVEKNK; the protein is encoded by the coding sequence ATGAAAAAACAACTTTTAATCATGCTTGTTGCCGTTTTAGCAATGAGTTGCGGAGACAATAAAAAATCAACAGAAACTTCTGAATCCGAGGCATTGTCAGGTACTATCCAAGTAGATGGATCTAGTACAGTCTTTCCTATTACTGAAGCTGTAGCTGAAGAATATAGAACAGAGCAACCAGAAGTTAAGGTCACTATCGGGGTTTCTGGAACAGGTGGTGGATTTAATAAATTCTCTAGAGGCGAAACACATATTTCTAACGCTTCTAGACCCATTAAAGACATAGAAATTGAAGCGTGCAAGGCCAACAACATTAGTTATATTGAACTAGAAGTTGCATACGATGGACTTGCAGTTCTTGTAAACCCCGAAAACACTTGGGTAGATAGTTTTACAGTTGAAGAACTAAAGAAAATCTGGGAACCAGCTGCACAAGGAAAAATCATGAAATGGAATCAAATTCGTCCAGAATGGCCAAATGAAGAAATCCATTTGTTCGGCCCCGGAGTTGCTTCTGGTACTTACGACTATTTTACTGAAGCAATTGTTGGCAAGAGTGGTTCAAGTAGGGGCGATTTTACGGCGAGTGAGGACGACCATGTTTTAGTTCAAGGCATTGCAGGAGATAAATACGGTTTAGGTTTTTTTGGATTAGCTTATTATACTGAAAATTCCGATAAATTAACTTTGATTGGTGTTAACAATGGAACTGATGTAGTTAAACCATCATTGGAAACTGTCAGCAATGGCACCTACACGCCCTTATCACGACCTTTATTTATCTATGTGAACAGTACCTCTGTTAAATCACCTGAAGTTGTAGATTTTGTAAATTTCTACTTAAACAATGGGGCTGAGTTATCTGAAGATGTAGGGTACATTGCATTACCATCAGATATCTATGAAAAGCAGAAAGAGAACTTTAAAACTTTTGTTGAAAAGAACAAATAA
- a CDS encoding phosphate ABC transporter membrane protein 1, PhoT family, which translates to MRRIKERIIEKSLFSSALVTIAVTIGIILVLSIEAVNFFSEVSIVDFFTDSQWTPLFTEKHFGILPLLSGTLLTSLIAITVALPIGLSISIYLSEYAPKSFRKTIKPLLELLAAVPTVVYGFFALIIVTPILQDIIPGLSGFNSLSAGIVMGIMIIPFVSSISEDALHAVPSSLREASFGMGATKLQTAFKVIVPAASSGIIVSIILAISRAIGETMIVAIAAGQQPRLTFDPTVPVETITAYIVQVSLGDVQHGSLEYRTIFAAGITLFAFTFILNTISYKIRKKFQEKYE; encoded by the coding sequence ATGAGAAGGATTAAAGAACGGATAATCGAAAAATCACTTTTTTCTAGTGCTCTAGTTACTATTGCAGTAACTATCGGAATTATTTTAGTCCTTTCCATTGAAGCTGTAAATTTTTTTAGTGAAGTATCTATAGTTGATTTTTTTACGGATTCTCAGTGGACACCTTTATTTACAGAAAAACACTTCGGCATTTTACCATTATTAAGTGGCACACTTTTAACTTCACTTATTGCTATTACGGTTGCATTACCTATTGGCCTCTCAATAAGTATATATTTAAGTGAGTATGCACCAAAAAGTTTTAGAAAAACAATTAAACCTCTTTTAGAACTTTTGGCAGCTGTGCCCACAGTTGTGTATGGATTCTTTGCCTTAATAATTGTTACACCAATTCTTCAGGATATTATTCCAGGATTGTCGGGCTTTAATTCGCTTTCTGCTGGAATCGTCATGGGAATTATGATTATACCTTTTGTGTCTTCAATCAGTGAAGATGCCCTACATGCGGTTCCTAGCTCATTAAGAGAAGCCTCATTTGGTATGGGCGCTACAAAACTACAAACCGCATTCAAAGTTATCGTTCCGGCGGCTTCATCGGGCATTATTGTTTCCATCATTTTAGCGATATCCAGAGCTATCGGGGAAACAATGATCGTTGCAATTGCAGCAGGACAACAACCTCGTCTAACATTTGACCCTACGGTTCCTGTTGAAACTATAACCGCATATATAGTCCAAGTGAGTCTTGGTGATGTTCAGCATGGTTCCTTAGAGTACCGAACAATATTTGCAGCTGGTATTACATTGTTTGCATTTACATTCATATTAAATACCATCAGCTATAAAATAAGAAAGAAATTCCAAGAGAAATATGAATAA
- a CDS encoding phosphate ABC transporter membrane protein 2, PhoT family produces MNNIQINRLKDQIFKIWGIGCTLFGLVILFFFIGDILMDGIQRIDWGFITDLPSRKAEKSGIYTALMGSIWILLLTTIIALPIGVAAGIYLEEYSKKGKLSGLLEINISNLAGVPSIIYGLLGLEVFVRIMSLGASVLAGSLTLSLLILPIIIVATREAIKAVPTSIKDASYALGASKWQTIWYQILPASSGGILTGVILALSRAVGETAPLIVIGALAYVPFAPSTPMDEFSVLPIQIFNWISRPQHGFIENAAAAIIILLLITFVMNGIAVYFRNKWQKQLK; encoded by the coding sequence ATGAATAATATTCAAATAAACCGGCTTAAAGATCAAATCTTCAAAATTTGGGGAATTGGGTGTACGCTTTTCGGCTTGGTAATTTTATTCTTTTTTATAGGGGATATTCTCATGGATGGAATTCAAAGAATCGATTGGGGTTTTATAACGGATTTACCTTCTAGGAAAGCTGAAAAATCCGGAATCTATACTGCATTAATGGGAAGTATATGGATTCTGCTATTAACAACGATAATTGCTCTGCCTATAGGCGTTGCTGCAGGCATCTATCTTGAGGAGTACAGTAAAAAAGGGAAATTATCAGGTTTGCTGGAAATTAATATTTCTAACTTGGCGGGGGTACCTTCCATAATATATGGATTATTGGGATTAGAGGTATTTGTAAGAATAATGAGCTTAGGCGCAAGTGTTCTTGCGGGAAGTTTAACCTTATCATTACTTATTCTGCCAATAATCATTGTGGCTACACGAGAAGCTATAAAAGCCGTGCCTACCTCAATTAAGGATGCGTCATATGCTCTGGGTGCTTCAAAATGGCAAACAATTTGGTACCAAATATTACCTGCTTCGAGCGGAGGAATTTTAACGGGAGTGATATTGGCACTATCTAGAGCTGTTGGCGAGACTGCCCCACTCATTGTAATAGGAGCGCTTGCCTATGTGCCTTTTGCGCCATCCACTCCTATGGATGAGTTTTCGGTATTACCAATACAGATTTTTAATTGGATTTCTCGGCCTCAGCATGGATTTATAGAAAATGCAGCGGCAGCAATTATTATATTATTATTAATAACATTTGTGATGAACGGTATCGCAGTTTATTTTAGAAATAAATGGCAAAAGCAATTAAAATAA
- a CDS encoding phosphate ABC transporter ATP-binding protein, PhoT family yields the protein MTLDKIISPALKKVPKIEVKDVMVWYSGFNAIKGISMDIKPNTVTAFIGPSGCGKSTFLRLFNRMNDYIDGFRLEGKIKINGDNIYKNKINIEELRKEIGMVFQKPNPFPKSIFENVAYGLKIQGIKDKSFISERVEKALKQADLWSEVKDDLKKSALSLSGGQQQRLCIARTLAVEPSIILMDEPTSALDPISTAKIERLIFELKEKYTIIIVTHNMQQASRISDYTAFFYLGELIEFDKTKKIFTNPEKQQTENYITGRFG from the coding sequence ATGACTTTAGATAAAATTATATCTCCCGCTTTAAAAAAAGTGCCCAAGATAGAAGTTAAGGATGTAATGGTCTGGTATAGCGGTTTTAATGCCATCAAAGGCATTAGTATGGATATTAAACCCAATACCGTCACGGCTTTTATTGGTCCGTCAGGATGCGGTAAATCAACGTTTTTACGACTCTTCAATCGAATGAACGATTATATAGATGGCTTTAGGTTAGAAGGAAAAATCAAAATCAACGGCGATAATATTTATAAGAATAAAATAAATATCGAAGAGTTGAGAAAAGAAATTGGAATGGTTTTTCAAAAACCAAATCCATTTCCCAAGTCGATTTTCGAAAATGTCGCCTATGGTCTCAAAATTCAAGGAATCAAAGACAAGAGTTTTATTTCAGAACGGGTGGAAAAAGCTTTGAAACAAGCTGATTTGTGGAGTGAAGTAAAGGACGATTTAAAAAAATCTGCCTTATCTTTATCTGGTGGCCAGCAACAACGTTTGTGCATCGCTAGAACTTTAGCTGTGGAGCCATCAATCATATTAATGGATGAACCAACGTCCGCATTGGACCCTATTTCTACCGCAAAAATTGAACGATTAATTTTTGAGTTAAAAGAAAAGTATACAATCATTATTGTAACCCATAACATGCAACAAGCTAGTAGGATTAGTGATTACACGGCATTCTTCTATTTGGGAGAATTGATTGAATTTGATAAAACGAAAAAAATATTTACCAATCCAGAAAAACAACAAACCGAAAATTACATTACAGGTCGTTTCGGATAA
- a CDS encoding phosphate uptake regulator, PhoU, which produces MDNASYQREVLNLAGLDMLNLCISQIEKAKVAFLTHDTDLAEEVINTENRVNALDLKIEKDCEKFIALYNPVAIDLRFIMAMRKINFDLERIADHAYGISRYVVDIDKKIPRHLIKAVELKKMYETISSMFQHVVDAYENKNVKIARKVFKKDKIVDGINVKSFDIIEQEIKKDSNIIAEALILFSVVKKLERVGDLIKNIAEEIIFYIDAEVLKHKRKK; this is translated from the coding sequence ATGGATAACGCTTCGTACCAAAGGGAAGTATTAAATCTTGCGGGTTTAGATATGCTCAACCTGTGTATATCTCAAATAGAAAAAGCGAAAGTTGCTTTTTTAACTCATGACACTGACCTCGCGGAAGAAGTCATTAACACAGAAAATCGCGTGAACGCTCTCGACTTAAAAATAGAAAAGGACTGCGAAAAATTTATTGCACTTTACAATCCTGTTGCAATAGACCTTAGATTTATAATGGCTATGCGGAAGATAAATTTTGATTTAGAACGTATTGCCGACCATGCATATGGGATTTCTCGATATGTCGTAGATATTGATAAAAAAATTCCTCGCCACTTGATTAAGGCCGTGGAACTCAAAAAAATGTATGAAACCATATCTTCTATGTTTCAACATGTTGTAGATGCCTATGAAAACAAGAATGTAAAAATCGCTAGAAAGGTCTTTAAAAAAGATAAAATTGTAGATGGCATTAACGTTAAATCCTTTGATATTATAGAGCAAGAAATAAAAAAAGACAGTAACATCATTGCTGAAGCTTTAATATTATTTTCAGTAGTTAAAAAATTAGAACGTGTCGGTGACCTTATAAAAAATATTGCAGAAGAAATCATATTCTACATAGATGCCGAGGTGCTCAAGCATAAGCGTAAAAAATAA